The following DNA comes from Capsicum annuum cultivar UCD-10X-F1 chromosome 7, UCD10Xv1.1, whole genome shotgun sequence.
aattttgaaacgGTTGCCATAAAACTTACAATTAAGgatctatagttgctatttctgaaatttttccttctttaaatAACGATCATCCAATCGACCATTTTTGCAATTGCCCCTAGCTTAGTTTGTCCCAGCCCAAAATCACAAATGGGCCAAACCCATGAAGACCAAACTCTAAGGCCCAAATCCATTTGTTCCTAGATATGGTGGTCCTACAATTCCACTCCAATGCACTCTCCCTTCAGAATTTTCGCTCCTGCTCCGCCGTCCGCCACCGTCCGCCGAGGCCGTTCGTCAAAGAACCGCCATCAATGGGAAGCATCGGAGCTTTGAATTTTCTGAAACCAATAAGAACTGCCAATTTCAGTTCTACAAAGCGAATTTTCCAGTTATCACCGTCGTCTTCTCGAAGCTACGCAGTGAAATCGAGTGTTCTAGAACCTCCTAACGTTCCTCGTTTAGCTGAAACTGCTCGAATTTCACTCAATCAACAACAATTTGAAGAATTCGGTCCTAAAATTGCACAAGTTATAGATTGGTTTGGACAACTACAAGACGTTGATTTACAGAGTATTGAGCCAGCTATTAGGGCAGATACTGAAGGAGATAATTTACGCGGAGACGTACCTGAGAAGTTTGAGAATATAGATGAATTGATTTCTGCTGTGCCAAGTTTTGACAAACCTTATATCAAagttcctaaagtgctcaataaGGAGTAATGTTGCTCAGGTATGACTAAATTTTTTCTCGTTTGGATGATTGTTAGTTacttttgtattgtgttgttagtaTCGTATCGTTAAATTCATCATTTCTTATCAATGAAAAATCTCATTTTGTGTAATAATTGATTTGATGTGATTGCAGTATTACCTTAGCCATCTTTTCTTGTAGACTTGTCTTCCAAATTGGT
Coding sequences within:
- the LOC107878658 gene encoding glutamyl-tRNA(Gln) amidotransferase subunit C, chloroplastic/mitochondrial, whose translation is MVVLQFHSNALSLQNFRSCSAVRHRPPRPFVKEPPSMGSIGALNFLKPIRTANFSSTKRIFQLSPSSSRSYAVKSSVLEPPNVPRLAETARISLNQQQFEEFGPKIAQVIDWFGQLQDVDLQSIEPAIRADTEGDNLRGDVPEKFENIDELISAVPSFDKPYIKVPKVLNKE